A window of the Tessaracoccus sp. MC1865 genome harbors these coding sequences:
- the rnpA gene encoding ribonuclease P protein component, translating to MLPKSQRLKRPGDFGITVRHGSRAATPTVVVHVRHPQQNPPEYTRVGFVVSKKVGNAVTRNRVKRRLRHLATELTSPFPTDVVVRALPASAVDEARLGSDLADAWRRAFRKAGTC from the coding sequence GTGCTGCCGAAATCGCAGCGCCTGAAGAGGCCCGGCGACTTTGGCATCACCGTCAGGCACGGCTCGAGAGCGGCAACGCCGACAGTAGTGGTGCACGTGAGGCACCCTCAGCAGAATCCACCCGAGTACACCCGGGTGGGTTTTGTTGTCTCCAAGAAGGTGGGCAACGCCGTGACCCGTAACCGCGTCAAGCGCCGCCTCCGTCACCTTGCCACGGAGCTGACAAGCCCGTTCCCCACCGACGTCGTCGTTCGGGCGCTGCCCGCGTCCGCCGTCGACGAGGCACGGCTCGGCTCTGATCTCGCCGACGCCTGGCGCCGCGCGTTCCGGAAGGCCGGTACATGCTGA
- the rpmH gene encoding 50S ribosomal protein L34, whose protein sequence is MTKRTFQPSNRRRSRNHGFRARMRTRAGRAILSARRRKGRIELSA, encoded by the coding sequence ATGACCAAGCGCACGTTCCAGCCGAGCAACCGCCGTCGGAGCCGCAACCACGGTTTCCGCGCCCGCATGCGTACCCGCGCCGGCCGCGCCATCCTGAGCGCCCGTCGTCGTAAGGGTCGCATCGAGCTGTCGGCCTGA